From Hermetia illucens chromosome 6, iHerIll2.2.curated.20191125, whole genome shotgun sequence, one genomic window encodes:
- the LOC119659753 gene encoding chymotrypsin-2-like, protein MTQHYLMVVSIWILSSMASANSFTIGVRIFGGEEATNPIPYQISLQKLRATKWDHFCGGSIISHSYIVTAAHCVYQEEVERLSILAGTTNRLSNSTRYLIQSYIPHPNYRANNHHDIALVQTKHQFQFTSNIAPINFEKRYYIRSGVRCHVSGWGVMERVRTAPFPEELQTTDLWTISNRLCRRFYNVSMNEICTFGMVDEGTCAGDSGGPLVSWDRSHLIGVVSYGPAYCGTGIPDVYTRISVFTNWIRGVIKANL, encoded by the exons ATGACTCAACATTATTTAATGGTAGTTTCCATTTGGATATTATCTTCAATGGCATCCG CAAATTCATTTACTATTGGAGTACGGATTTTTGGAGGCGAAGAAGCGACTAATCCAATCCCTTATCAGATATCACTTCAAAAACTTCGAGCCACGAAGTGGGATCATTTTTGTGGAGGGTCCATAATTTCACATTCTTATATTGTTACGGCTGCGCACTGCGTCTACCAAGAAGAAGTTGAAAGGCTTTCCATTTTAGCTGGAACAACCAACCGTTTGAGCAATTCGACCCGATATCTGATCCAGTCATACATCCCTCATCCAAACTATAGAGCAAATAACCACCACGACATAGCTCTCGTCCAAACCAAGCACCAGTTCCAGTTTACCTCCAACATTGCTCCAattaatttcgagaaaagaTACTATATTCGCAGCGGTGTAAGATGCCATGTTTCTGGTTGGGGTGTTATGGAAAGGGTGCGTACTGCACCATTCCCCGAGGAATTGCAAACAACCGATTTGTGGACTATTTCAAATCGTTTATGTCGTCGATTTTACAATGTTTCAATGAATGAGATATGCACCTTTGGAATGGTGGACGAAGGAACCTGTGCG GGTGATTCTGGTGGTCCACTTGTAAGCTGGGACAGATCTCATCTTATTGGCGTAGTGTCATACGGCCCGGCGTACTGCGGAACGGGCATTCCAGATGTTTACACGCGGATTTCAGTATTTACAAATTGGATTAGGGGAGTCATCAAAGCtaacttatag
- the LOC119659719 gene encoding chymotrypsin-2-like: MKSEGIKVSFIAKFLLISIYLFIYFQCAFTQDREEENNEFIVGGIAARSPIPYQVSLQNLAPNRWDHFCGGSIITQFHIVTAAHCLPGKHPSQISVVVGTLRRSSGGIRHHVERIRLHPQYVEFVQNDIAMIKVIIPFTWSNHIRPIQFRSGAYVPGGVPCRLSGWGFVNQNLPLPEILQTLNLRTVSDQQCRRSFLIGPTHVCADAGLYRGACYADSGGPLVSWDRSLLIGIVSFGHRTCGTGSPDVYTRVSSLVGWIENEIRF, encoded by the exons atgaaatcggAAGGAATTAAAGTATCTTTCATCGCGAAATTTTTGTTAatctctatttatttatttatttatttccaatgcG CATTCACTCAGGACCGGGAAGAAGAAAACAATGAATTTATCGTTGGCGGCATAGCTGCACGTAGCCCAATCCCATACCAAGTATCCTTACAAAACTTAGCACCAAATCGCTGGGATCATTTCTGTGGAGGATCTATTATCACTCAGTTCCATATTGTAACCGCTGCCCATTGCCTTCCTGGAAAGCATCCATCTCAGATATCAGTCGTAGTTGGAACCCTAAGAAGATCATCTGGTGGAATCCGCCATCATGTTGAACGGATACGACTGCATCCGCAATACGTAGAATTTGTCCAAAACGATATTGCAATGATCAAAGTAATAATTCCATTTACATGGAGTAACCACATACGTCCTATACAATTTCGTAGTGGTGCCTATGTACCTGGGGGTGTTCCGTGTCGGTTGTCAGGTTGGGGATTTGTAAACCAAAACTTACCCTTGCCTGAAATTCTTCAGACCCTCAATTTAAGGACAGTATCAGACCAGCAATGCAGAAGAAGCTTTTTGATTGGACCAACCCATGTTTGTGCGGATGCCGGACTATACCGAGGAGCTTGCTAT GCTGACTCAGGAGGCCCACTTGTGAGCTGGGATCGATCACTTCTTATCGGGATAGTTTCATTTGGTCACCGAACCTGTGGAACGGGCAGTCCAGATGTTTATACCCGTGTTTCCTCATTGGTGGGATGGATAGAAAATGAAATTCGATTCTAG